One Gemmatimonadota bacterium DNA segment encodes these proteins:
- a CDS encoding LLM class flavin-dependent oxidoreductase, with translation MPVIMRDSAGTRIAGQKGYSPFSHHMVAANVLANHWETYASGAQSAGQEPDRRKWKISRNIFVADTTKEAREKARNSSLGKCLEYIMKLTDLGPGRAFWKRDLDMPDSECTLDYMMDEQVIAGDPDECVRQLHRMMEETGEFGTFIMTAHDWDDREAWINSLELFANEVMPRFNRSLGYA, from the coding sequence GTGCCCGTGATCATGCGGGATTCGGCCGGGACCCGCATCGCGGGCCAGAAGGGCTATTCTCCCTTCAGCCACCACATGGTCGCCGCGAACGTGCTGGCGAACCACTGGGAGACCTACGCCTCCGGCGCACAATCCGCCGGACAGGAGCCGGACCGGCGCAAGTGGAAGATCTCCCGCAACATCTTCGTGGCGGACACGACGAAGGAAGCCCGCGAGAAGGCACGGAACAGCTCGCTGGGCAAATGCCTGGAATACATCATGAAGCTCACGGACCTGGGACCGGGGCGGGCGTTCTGGAAACGGGACCTGGACATGCCCGACTCCGAATGCACCCTGGACTACATGATGGACGAGCAGGTCATCGCCGGCGATCCCGACGAGTGCGTGCGGCAACTGCACCGCATGATGGAGGAGACGGGGGAGTTCGGCACATTCATCATGACCGCCCACGACTGGGACGACCGCGAGGCCTGGATCAACAGCCTGGAACTGTTCGCGAACGAAGTCATGCCGAGGTTCAACCGGTCGCTGGGCTACGCCTGA
- a CDS encoding LLM class flavin-dependent oxidoreductase — protein sequence MKYGMFIMPFHDPDKAPAQCYDEDLELVVLAEEMGFSEFWIGEHHTHQWENIALPEAFIGKALALTDTIRLGTAPTCLPYHHPAHVATRLAFLDHLSHGRLNLCFGPGSVYPDMELFGIHDPAVNSAMAEEAAEIILQLWQQDPPYRYDGRFWQIGLEHWVDRESRLGILQKPLQRPNPPICAPAMSMNSGTMKLAGRKGWAPISSNLIAGNVVADNWKVYEKAALEAGRTPDRADWRVCRSIYVGDDPEESRRRAWTSYLGRFFDFLGGVLDKGEGQGPGRKFFKRDPNMPDAECDRDFFLGEQIIHGDVDEVVRRLNGLLEETGEFGTLILMAYDWNDAEDKARWLRSTELFVNEVMPALND from the coding sequence ATGAAATACGGCATGTTCATCATGCCTTTCCACGATCCGGATAAGGCGCCGGCCCAGTGCTACGACGAAGACCTCGAACTGGTGGTCCTGGCCGAGGAGATGGGCTTTTCCGAGTTCTGGATCGGCGAGCACCACACCCACCAGTGGGAGAACATCGCCCTGCCCGAGGCCTTCATCGGCAAGGCCCTGGCTCTGACCGACACGATCCGGCTGGGTACGGCGCCCACCTGCCTGCCCTACCATCACCCGGCCCACGTTGCCACGCGCCTGGCCTTCCTGGACCACCTGTCCCACGGCCGCCTGAACCTGTGCTTCGGTCCGGGCAGCGTCTATCCGGACATGGAGCTCTTCGGCATCCACGACCCGGCGGTGAACAGCGCCATGGCTGAAGAAGCCGCCGAGATCATTCTGCAACTCTGGCAGCAGGACCCGCCGTACCGGTACGACGGACGGTTCTGGCAGATCGGACTGGAGCATTGGGTCGACCGGGAGTCGCGCCTCGGCATCCTCCAGAAACCTCTTCAGCGGCCCAATCCACCCATCTGCGCACCGGCCATGAGCATGAACTCGGGCACCATGAAGCTCGCCGGACGGAAGGGGTGGGCGCCCATCAGCAGTAACCTGATCGCAGGCAACGTGGTGGCGGACAACTGGAAGGTCTACGAAAAGGCGGCCCTCGAGGCGGGCCGCACGCCCGACCGGGCCGACTGGCGCGTCTGCCGCAGCATCTACGTGGGGGACGATCCGGAGGAGTCCAGGAGACGGGCCTGGACGAGTTACCTCGGGCGGTTCTTCGATTTCCTCGGCGGGGTGCTGGACAAGGGCGAGGGGCAGGGGCCCGGCCGCAAGTTCTTCAAGCGCGATCCAAACATGCCCGACGCGGAGTGCGACAGGGACTTCTTCCTGGGCGAACAGATCATCCACGGCGACGTGGACGAAGTGGTCCGGCGCCTCAACGGGTTGCTCGAGGAAACGGGCGAATTCGGCACGCTGATCCTCATGGCCTACGACTGGAACGACGCGGAGGACAAGGCCCGCTGGCTGCGCAGCACCGAGCTGTTCGTCAACGAAGTCATGCCGGCGCTGAACGACTGA
- a CDS encoding LLM class flavin-dependent oxidoreductase: protein MNHGMFIMPFHDPVKPAAQCHDEDLELIVRCEELGFTEFWIGEHHTMKYENIVLPEAFIGKALAMTQSIRLGTAPTCLPYHHPAHVASRLAFMDQLSHGRLNLCFGPGSVTTDLELYKIDPKLNSAMAAESAEMILQIWSQDPPYHLKGRFWEIDLEENVDRDTLIGYIHKPLQQPHPPICAPGMSMNSSTMKLAGEKGWFPISANISPGNVVADNWRVYEQAALDAGRTPDRKDWRVSRSIFLADSKEEAARKVRNNSLGRGFEYLGGLFDQGLGRKMLKRDPDMPDSECNLDYLMTEQIIHGDVDEVVRRLDLVREETGDFGTLILMGYDWDDKDSWLRSMDLFVHEVMPRM, encoded by the coding sequence ATGAACCACGGCATGTTCATCATGCCCTTCCACGACCCGGTGAAGCCGGCGGCGCAGTGCCACGACGAGGACCTTGAACTCATCGTGCGCTGCGAGGAACTGGGTTTCACCGAGTTCTGGATCGGCGAGCACCACACCATGAAGTACGAGAACATCGTCCTGCCCGAGGCCTTCATCGGCAAGGCCCTGGCCATGACCCAATCCATCCGCCTTGGCACCGCGCCGACCTGCCTGCCCTATCACCACCCCGCCCATGTGGCCAGCCGGCTGGCCTTCATGGATCAGCTCTCCCACGGGCGGCTCAACCTGTGCTTCGGCCCGGGCAGCGTAACGACGGACCTGGAGCTCTACAAGATCGATCCGAAGCTCAACAGCGCCATGGCCGCCGAGTCGGCGGAGATGATCCTGCAGATCTGGAGCCAGGACCCGCCCTATCACCTGAAGGGACGTTTCTGGGAGATCGACCTGGAAGAAAACGTGGACCGCGACACGCTGATCGGCTACATCCACAAGCCCCTGCAGCAGCCCCATCCGCCCATCTGCGCCCCCGGGATGAGCATGAATTCCTCCACCATGAAGCTGGCGGGCGAAAAGGGATGGTTTCCCATCAGCGCGAACATTTCCCCCGGTAACGTCGTGGCCGACAACTGGCGGGTGTACGAGCAGGCGGCCCTGGATGCCGGGCGGACACCCGACCGGAAGGACTGGCGCGTCTCCCGCAGCATCTTCCTCGCCGACAGCAAGGAGGAAGCGGCGCGGAAAGTGCGCAACAATTCCCTGGGACGGGGCTTCGAATACCTTGGCGGCCTCTTCGACCAGGGCCTGGGGCGTAAGATGCTGAAGCGGGACCCGGACATGCCGGATTCGGAGTGCAACCTGGACTACCTGATGACGGAACAGATCATCCACGGCGACGTGGACGAGGTCGTCCGGCGGCTGGACCTGGTGCGGGAGGAAACCGGCGACTTCGGCACGTTGATCCTCATGGGGTACGACTGGGACGACAAGGATTCCTGGCTTCGCAGCATGGACCTCTTCGTCCACGAAGTAATGCCGCGCATGTAA
- a CDS encoding creatininase family protein translates to MKGPRLPYRYDHYTWVELKEKVEEQPAVILPVGSTEDHGYHMPLDVDTFLVSSVCDGAAKLIADEVLILPALPYGFEDHHMDFPGTITVRDDHLQDFVVDITRSVAHHGFRKILIVNGHGSNATILETASRRTVIETDAHCGTLNWWSVAQSKLWEIGDSELQSHADEIETSVYRYLNDDAIQMDKAVREVKIPVSKYYWRGWIRGKGASPLRMMDQWSRISDSGVIGDATVATVEKGEALYRAASEELAGLIQEFRALPIEPRVDRH, encoded by the coding sequence ATGAAGGGCCCACGCCTCCCCTACCGCTACGATCACTACACCTGGGTCGAACTGAAGGAGAAAGTCGAGGAGCAGCCCGCCGTCATCCTGCCCGTCGGATCCACGGAGGACCATGGCTACCACATGCCCCTGGACGTGGACACCTTCCTGGTGAGCAGCGTGTGCGACGGCGCCGCGAAGCTCATCGCGGACGAAGTGCTGATCCTGCCAGCCCTGCCCTACGGGTTCGAGGACCACCACATGGACTTTCCCGGGACGATCACCGTGCGGGACGACCACCTGCAGGACTTCGTCGTGGACATCACCCGGAGCGTGGCCCACCACGGATTCCGGAAGATCCTCATCGTCAACGGCCACGGTTCCAATGCCACTATCCTGGAGACGGCCTCGCGGCGGACGGTCATCGAGACGGACGCCCACTGCGGGACGCTCAACTGGTGGAGCGTGGCCCAGTCGAAGCTTTGGGAGATCGGCGACTCCGAGCTCCAGTCCCACGCCGACGAGATCGAGACCTCGGTCTACCGCTACCTCAACGACGACGCGATCCAGATGGACAAGGCGGTGCGGGAGGTGAAGATCCCCGTGTCGAAGTACTACTGGCGCGGCTGGATCCGCGGCAAGGGCGCTTCGCCCCTGCGCATGATGGACCAGTGGTCACGGATCTCCGATTCCGGCGTCATCGGCGACGCCACCGTGGCCACCGTGGAGAAGGGCGAGGCACTCTACCGTGCGGCTTCCGAGGAACTGGCCGGCCTGATCCAGGAATTCCGCGCACTGCCCATCGAGCCCCGGGTGGACCGGCACTGA
- a CDS encoding SpoIIE family protein phosphatase — translation MNRAARIAARIASRFGFAILRTLKRLAPDTWMKRCIYAGLVLAAGVFLVLGTWQGVVTWLGWPAIALLAAGVFYYTWKAFSWLRDHLLWKVRNRIIVVFLFAGIAPLCIASSISILVGWLWIGTLGTNLVTRHIEETVDRLDHIPVDLQLALLRTASENIPSYAGILDEILRDNQDLTGLSISVFEDGRPVLASAPFDTPEPLPDWLLREDHFAEVVFDSLSDGLSALSFRAGTAIDIRGRNLYVLSYKPLGEEYRTKIWEELGTQVAFRSGPVDFEEVTVYESPPSEVERSRLPLLGALHVPWAATFSVKSWNSGEQTVAILGLDLDPAHIFEATVTGDMLLSGFPPLFFVVIVLCAVFVCFELISFMIGLLVSRRITTAVHGLYEGTEAIRSGRTDFRVEEKARDQLGELGRSFNTMAQSIEILMDEEREKERIETELSMAREVQARFIPNVPPQRGPLELAGAWIPARTVSGDYYDFIEHRDRMLDIVVGDISGKGISAALMMAGLQASLRSQALDPALEGSPDRLSRLMSRLNVYLCHSTAPDRFATVFICSYHMETSRLNYCCAGHNPPLLLRNGSDNVALLESGGYPIGLFPEAEYEDSSVSVDPGDLFAVYTDGITDALNREEEDFGEARLHRVLSRNRDRSSEEILERILASVRDFSLGVEQFDDQTAVIGRVR, via the coding sequence ATGAACCGCGCCGCTCGCATAGCTGCACGCATCGCCTCGCGATTCGGGTTCGCCATCCTCCGGACGCTGAAGCGGCTGGCCCCGGATACCTGGATGAAGCGCTGCATCTATGCGGGACTGGTCCTGGCGGCCGGGGTCTTCCTGGTCCTGGGCACCTGGCAGGGTGTGGTCACCTGGCTCGGCTGGCCGGCCATCGCCCTCCTGGCCGCCGGCGTTTTCTACTACACGTGGAAGGCCTTTTCGTGGCTGCGGGACCATCTGCTGTGGAAAGTCCGGAACCGTATCATCGTCGTTTTCCTCTTCGCCGGTATCGCGCCCCTGTGTATCGCCTCTTCGATCAGCATACTCGTCGGATGGCTCTGGATCGGGACCCTGGGTACCAACCTGGTCACCCGCCATATCGAAGAAACCGTCGACCGACTCGATCATATACCGGTCGATTTGCAACTGGCCCTGCTGAGGACGGCTTCGGAGAACATACCGTCTTACGCGGGGATCTTGGACGAGATCCTGCGGGACAATCAGGACCTTACCGGCCTGTCGATCAGCGTATTCGAGGATGGCCGCCCGGTGCTTGCTTCTGCCCCCTTCGATACGCCCGAACCCCTCCCGGACTGGCTGCTCCGGGAAGACCATTTCGCAGAAGTTGTATTCGACAGCCTGTCCGACGGCCTCTCCGCGCTGTCCTTTCGCGCCGGCACCGCGATCGATATCCGAGGACGGAACCTGTACGTCCTCTCCTACAAGCCGCTGGGGGAGGAATACCGGACCAAAATATGGGAGGAACTGGGCACGCAAGTCGCGTTTCGGTCGGGGCCGGTCGATTTCGAAGAGGTCACTGTCTATGAGTCTCCGCCATCGGAAGTGGAAAGGTCCCGGTTGCCGCTCCTGGGAGCGCTTCACGTGCCGTGGGCCGCTACGTTCTCCGTCAAGTCCTGGAATTCGGGAGAGCAGACCGTGGCGATCCTGGGCCTGGATCTCGATCCGGCACACATCTTCGAAGCTACCGTCACCGGAGACATGCTGCTGTCCGGTTTTCCTCCGCTGTTTTTCGTCGTCATCGTCCTGTGCGCGGTATTCGTTTGCTTCGAACTGATCTCCTTCATGATCGGGCTGCTCGTCTCGCGGCGGATTACCACGGCGGTGCACGGGCTGTACGAGGGCACGGAAGCCATTCGCTCGGGCAGGACGGACTTCCGCGTGGAAGAAAAGGCGCGGGATCAGCTGGGTGAACTCGGTCGTTCCTTCAACACCATGGCGCAGAGCATCGAGATACTGATGGATGAAGAAAGAGAAAAGGAGCGCATCGAAACTGAACTGTCCATGGCCCGGGAGGTGCAGGCCCGTTTCATACCCAACGTACCGCCGCAGCGGGGCCCGCTTGAACTGGCCGGCGCCTGGATCCCCGCCCGTACGGTCAGCGGCGACTACTACGACTTCATCGAACACCGGGACCGGATGCTGGATATCGTGGTCGGCGACATCTCGGGCAAGGGCATATCGGCGGCGCTCATGATGGCCGGTCTGCAGGCGTCGCTGCGGTCCCAGGCGCTGGATCCCGCGCTGGAAGGAAGCCCGGACCGGCTGTCCAGGCTGATGTCCCGCCTCAACGTCTACCTGTGCCACAGCACGGCGCCGGATCGATTCGCCACGGTGTTCATCTGCAGCTACCACATGGAGACGTCCCGGCTCAACTACTGCTGCGCCGGGCACAATCCACCCCTGCTGCTGCGCAACGGCAGCGACAATGTCGCGTTGCTCGAAAGCGGCGGTTACCCGATCGGGTTGTTTCCTGAAGCGGAATACGAAGATTCCTCCGTCAGCGTCGATCCGGGGGATCTGTTCGCGGTCTACACCGACGGTATCACGGATGCGCTCAACCGGGAGGAAGAGGACTTCGGGGAAGCGCGTCTGCACCGGGTCCTTTCGCGGAACCGCGACCGGTCCAGCGAGGAGATCCTGGAGCGGATCCTCGCCTCCGTCCGCGACTTCTCGCTCGGTGTGGAACAGTTCGACGACCAGACCGCCGTCATCGGCCGCGTGCGCTGA
- a CDS encoding protein-L-isoaspartate(D-aspartate) O-methyltransferase has protein sequence MLLACAAEPESSASTADPDGRRGDVQVAATSNTAAASTLAAADTAWTPPQPRSVHERQRERERMVEVILDKSPMVTDEAVIRAMMDAPRHVFVHEQTRRIAYDDTPLPIGLGQTISQPYIVAYMTELLEIGPASKVLEIGTGSGYQAAVLAHITPHVYTMEIIEPLLDRARGLLAEEGYDAVQTRHGDGYYGWPEAGPYDAIIVTCAAGHLPPLLWSQLKPGGRIVIPIGEMTGVQRLVVVRKTAEGERTSRTVMPVRFVPMTGRVEQ, from the coding sequence ATGCTATTGGCGTGTGCGGCTGAGCCGGAGTCCTCGGCGTCGACCGCGGATCCCGATGGCCGCCGCGGAGACGTACAGGTCGCCGCCACCTCCAACACCGCGGCCGCCTCCACCTTGGCCGCCGCCGACACGGCCTGGACGCCGCCGCAGCCCCGCTCCGTCCATGAGCGGCAGCGGGAGCGGGAACGCATGGTCGAGGTGATCCTGGACAAGTCACCCATGGTCACGGACGAGGCCGTAATCCGGGCCATGATGGACGCCCCTCGCCACGTGTTCGTCCACGAGCAGACACGGCGCATCGCCTACGACGATACGCCCTTGCCCATCGGCCTCGGGCAGACCATCTCCCAGCCCTACATCGTGGCGTACATGACCGAGTTACTCGAGATCGGTCCGGCTTCAAAGGTACTGGAGATCGGCACCGGATCGGGCTACCAGGCCGCCGTGCTCGCTCACATTACGCCCCACGTGTATACCATGGAGATCATCGAACCGTTGCTGGACCGGGCCCGAGGACTGCTCGCCGAGGAGGGGTATGACGCCGTTCAGACACGCCACGGAGACGGTTATTACGGGTGGCCGGAGGCGGGGCCCTACGACGCCATCATCGTCACCTGCGCGGCCGGGCATCTGCCGCCGCTCCTGTGGTCCCAGCTCAAGCCCGGCGGCCGGATCGTCATCCCCATCGGCGAGATGACGGGTGTGCAGCGGCTCGTCGTCGTCCGCAAGACGGCGGAAGGAGAGCGCACCTCCCGCACCGTGATGCCCGTTCGCTTCGTGCCCATGACCGGCCGGGTCGAACAGTGA
- the dgoD gene encoding galactonate dehydratase — protein MKITRFEVIPLKQRGLLLKVHTDSELVGYGSPMNYEHGRTVTRAVHDMEDYLRGRDPRQIEDHWQTLFRSSYSRQMPILLSALSGIEHACLDILGKSLDMPVWRLLGGSCRDRVRVYASVGGPSPDEYARHARARVAEGYTALKCTPFPDPVRFVDTPAAMERIIARVAAIREAVGPEVDVAVDFHRAVSPAMARRLLKELEPLKPMFVEEPAHPENVDALLEITRSTTIPIATGERNTTRWGFRELVEKKVAAILQPDVRHCGGILEMKKIAALAEVHYVAMAPHSAADPVGVAASLQAMAGTPNFLIQEYGGGGGDTLFTQPLVFKDGFVELPQGPGLGIEISEEGLAANTADSWPLRNMRRDPDDLSYSDI, from the coding sequence ATGAAGATCACGCGGTTCGAGGTCATCCCCCTGAAGCAGCGCGGCCTGCTGCTCAAGGTGCATACCGATTCGGAACTCGTGGGCTACGGGTCGCCCATGAACTACGAGCACGGCCGGACGGTTACCCGGGCCGTCCATGACATGGAAGACTACCTCCGCGGCCGCGACCCCCGGCAGATCGAGGACCACTGGCAGACACTCTTCCGTTCGAGCTACAGCCGCCAGATGCCCATCCTGCTCTCCGCGCTGAGCGGCATCGAGCACGCCTGTCTCGATATCCTCGGCAAGTCGCTGGACATGCCGGTATGGCGGCTGCTGGGCGGTTCCTGCCGGGATCGCGTCCGGGTCTACGCGTCCGTCGGCGGCCCGTCGCCGGACGAATACGCGAGACATGCCCGGGCACGGGTGGCGGAAGGGTACACCGCGCTCAAGTGCACCCCCTTTCCCGATCCGGTGCGTTTCGTGGATACGCCGGCGGCCATGGAGCGCATCATCGCCCGCGTCGCCGCGATCCGCGAAGCCGTGGGACCGGAGGTCGACGTGGCCGTGGATTTCCACCGGGCGGTGAGTCCGGCCATGGCCAGACGCCTGCTGAAGGAACTGGAACCCCTCAAACCGATGTTCGTGGAGGAACCCGCCCATCCGGAGAACGTCGACGCCCTGCTCGAGATCACCCGCTCCACCACCATCCCCATCGCCACCGGCGAGCGGAACACGACCCGATGGGGGTTCCGGGAACTGGTGGAGAAGAAGGTCGCCGCGATTCTCCAGCCCGACGTGCGCCACTGCGGAGGGATCCTGGAGATGAAGAAGATCGCGGCCCTGGCCGAAGTTCATTACGTGGCCATGGCGCCCCACTCCGCCGCCGATCCGGTGGGCGTGGCCGCGTCCCTGCAGGCCATGGCCGGCACGCCCAATTTCCTGATCCAGGAATACGGCGGTGGCGGCGGCGACACGCTCTTCACCCAGCCCCTGGTGTTCAAGGACGGTTTCGTCGAGCTGCCGCAGGGGCCCGGACTCGGCATAGAGATCTCGGAGGAAGGCCTCGCGGCCAACACGGCCGACTCCTGGCCGCTCCGCAACATGCGCCGTGATCCGGACGACCTGTCCTATTCCGATATCTGA
- a CDS encoding NAD(P)-dependent oxidoreductase: MKNVLLLGASGNIAPFIIPGLEQHYNLLLADIRPHPGGKPIMHVDMGEYGQVLEAARGMDAIMNWTVVRQDPVASFAVSVRGAWHVMKAAAELGIEKILHTGPEIIIPGYLHDHDIGDVPQAPGTAYYMLTKHLAMEICKIYARKYRIHTVCYQFNGLGPMPEEPVSNADHPPFTIVYDDLVEACRLALEIEEVPDFFQAFNMGSYLQQGKYTIHKARRILGYEPRTNPHRFYRRPVATG, encoded by the coding sequence ATGAAAAACGTCCTCCTCCTGGGCGCCTCCGGCAATATCGCGCCGTTCATCATCCCCGGCCTGGAACAACATTACAACCTGCTGCTGGCCGATATCCGTCCCCATCCCGGCGGCAAGCCCATCATGCACGTGGACATGGGCGAATACGGGCAGGTGCTGGAAGCCGCCCGCGGCATGGACGCGATCATGAACTGGACCGTGGTCCGGCAGGATCCGGTGGCGAGTTTCGCCGTGTCCGTCCGGGGCGCCTGGCACGTGATGAAGGCGGCGGCGGAACTCGGTATCGAGAAGATCCTGCACACGGGTCCGGAGATCATCATCCCCGGCTATCTCCACGACCACGACATCGGCGACGTGCCGCAGGCACCGGGAACAGCTTACTATATGCTGACTAAGCACCTGGCCATGGAGATCTGCAAAATCTACGCCCGCAAGTACCGGATACACACCGTGTGCTACCAGTTCAACGGACTGGGCCCGATGCCCGAAGAGCCGGTCAGTAACGCCGACCATCCGCCTTTCACCATCGTCTACGACGACCTGGTGGAAGCCTGCCGGCTGGCCCTGGAGATCGAGGAGGTGCCGGACTTCTTCCAGGCCTTCAACATGGGCAGCTACCTGCAGCAAGGCAAGTACACCATCCACAAGGCCCGGCGCATCCTCGGCTACGAACCCCGGACGAATCCCCACCGGTTCTACAGGCGGCCGGTGGCGACAGGATAA
- a CDS encoding aspartate aminotransferase family protein → MSQTALIERAERVFVGGGNGEFRLPPEANLVVTRGEGAVIYDTAGRSYIDFLLGSGPMILGHAHPEVVAAVTRQVARGTTFMALNEPAIELAERVADASPCGEKVRLVITGSESMQFALRAARAFTGRDRCLRFEGGWHGVSDAALHGARTLHPGAYPGTLPDGGGIPRNWSADMLAVPFNDAERATEVVERHHGELAAIVIEPLQRCILPRPGFFEAMRALCDRYGIVLIFDEIVTGFRMARGGAQERYGVTADLATYGKTISGGYPLAAMCGRADVMDVMNGWRPADDPKRVIASGTFNGYPVGAVAGLATLDVLERPGTYERLFAMGDRITREITAMGARHSIPLLVGGEGPVLQVLFTGEREIVDYGSMFRADKQKAYVFGVELIKRGLFVSPYEKIYLSLVHTDGHIDRLLESAEEVLRDVIAKMD, encoded by the coding sequence ATGTCGCAGACCGCATTGATCGAACGGGCCGAACGGGTTTTCGTGGGCGGAGGGAACGGGGAATTCCGCCTGCCGCCCGAAGCCAACCTGGTCGTGACCCGCGGCGAGGGCGCGGTCATATACGATACGGCGGGCCGGTCGTACATCGACTTTCTCCTGGGGTCCGGCCCGATGATCCTCGGTCACGCCCATCCCGAAGTAGTGGCGGCGGTGACTCGTCAGGTCGCGCGCGGGACGACCTTCATGGCCCTCAACGAACCGGCGATCGAGCTGGCCGAACGGGTGGCCGACGCCTCGCCCTGCGGGGAGAAGGTCCGCCTGGTCATCACCGGATCCGAATCGATGCAGTTCGCCCTGCGGGCCGCCCGGGCCTTCACGGGCCGCGACCGCTGCCTGCGCTTCGAGGGGGGCTGGCACGGCGTGAGCGATGCGGCGCTGCACGGGGCGCGGACGTTGCATCCCGGCGCCTACCCCGGCACGTTGCCGGACGGCGGCGGCATACCCCGGAACTGGTCGGCGGACATGCTTGCCGTGCCCTTCAACGACGCGGAACGGGCCACCGAAGTCGTGGAACGCCACCACGGGGAACTCGCCGCGATCGTCATCGAGCCCCTCCAGCGGTGCATCCTTCCCCGGCCGGGCTTCTTCGAGGCGATGCGGGCACTGTGCGATCGGTACGGCATCGTCCTCATCTTCGACGAGATCGTCACGGGTTTCCGCATGGCCCGGGGCGGGGCGCAGGAACGCTATGGCGTAACCGCCGACCTGGCAACCTATGGCAAGACGATCAGCGGCGGTTATCCGTTGGCCGCCATGTGCGGACGGGCCGACGTGATGGACGTCATGAACGGCTGGCGCCCGGCGGACGATCCGAAGCGGGTCATCGCCTCCGGCACCTTCAACGGCTATCCCGTGGGCGCCGTCGCCGGACTGGCCACTCTCGACGTGCTGGAACGGCCCGGGACCTACGAGCGGCTCTTCGCCATGGGCGACCGCATCACCCGGGAGATCACGGCCATGGGCGCGCGGCATTCGATCCCCCTGCTCGTCGGCGGCGAAGGCCCCGTGCTCCAGGTACTGTTCACCGGCGAACGGGAGATCGTCGACTACGGTTCCATGTTCCGCGCCGACAAGCAGAAGGCCTATGTCTTCGGCGTCGAGTTGATCAAGCGGGGGCTTTTCGTCAGTCCCTACGAGAAGATCTACCTGTCCCTCGTGCACACGGACGGCCACATCGACCGGCTCCTGGAGTCGGCGGAAGAGGTGCTGCGGGACGTGATCGCGAAAATGGATTGA
- a CDS encoding aminotransferase class I/II-fold pyridoxal phosphate-dependent enzyme has product MSNTPYRLHYNENPLGPSPLVMDRIKAHLAGLSLYPPRDDEVLRNRLAAFYGRGVTPAHLFTTYSGSEALDLIARVFLAPGDEVIVCGPTFHVYERTAAWQGAKVVDVPLDGEDFSVRTAAVMEAVTARTRLVYLGNPNNPTGSIVTRDDMDRLHRGLPGGVTVVSDEVYHQFVTHPDYPDSPADAVAGSNVIVLHSFSKVYGLAGLRVGVVMSRPDFVERLAGLRRTFHLGSLEMEAAVAAIGDQEHVAQSVALAEQGKKTLYAAFDRLGVACWPSEGNFVLFRTPVPADELTARMADRGILVGSGSRFGLTHSVRVSVGLPEANEAFISALEGILIDNRQAVRTDGR; this is encoded by the coding sequence ATGTCGAATACTCCCTACCGACTGCATTACAACGAGAACCCGCTCGGTCCTTCTCCATTGGTGATGGACCGGATCAAGGCTCACCTGGCCGGCCTCAGCCTCTATCCGCCCAGGGACGATGAAGTGCTGAGAAACCGCCTCGCGGCGTTCTACGGCAGGGGCGTGACGCCGGCGCACCTGTTCACGACCTACAGCGGCTCCGAAGCCCTGGACCTCATCGCCCGGGTCTTCCTGGCGCCCGGCGACGAGGTGATTGTTTGCGGGCCCACGTTCCACGTATACGAACGGACCGCCGCGTGGCAGGGCGCGAAGGTCGTCGACGTACCCCTGGACGGCGAGGATTTCAGCGTCCGGACCGCCGCGGTCATGGAGGCGGTGACGGCGCGGACGCGCCTGGTCTACCTGGGCAATCCCAACAATCCGACGGGTTCCATCGTTACCCGGGACGACATGGACCGGCTTCACCGGGGCCTGCCCGGCGGCGTGACCGTGGTTTCCGACGAGGTGTACCACCAGTTCGTGACCCATCCGGACTATCCGGATTCGCCCGCCGACGCCGTAGCCGGGAGCAACGTGATTGTCCTCCACTCCTTTTCGAAGGTCTACGGGCTGGCCGGCCTTCGCGTCGGCGTGGTCATGTCCCGTCCCGATTTCGTGGAACGCCTGGCGGGACTTCGCCGGACCTTTCACCTGGGTTCGCTCGAGATGGAAGCGGCTGTCGCGGCCATCGGGGACCAGGAACACGTAGCGCAATCCGTGGCGCTGGCGGAACAGGGCAAGAAAACGCTCTACGCGGCCTTCGACCGGCTGGGCGTCGCCTGCTGGCCGAGTGAAGGCAACTTCGTGCTTTTCCGGACGCCGGTCCCCGCCGACGAGCTCACGGCGCGCATGGCCGACCGGGGCATACTCGTGGGATCGGGCAGCCGTTTCGGCCTTACGCACAGCGTCCGGGTCAGCGTGGGGCTTCCTGAGGCGAACGAGGCGTTCATATCGGCGCTGGAGGGTATCCTGATCGACAACAGGCAGGCCGTGAGGACCGACGGGCGCTGA